Proteins co-encoded in one Saprospira grandis genomic window:
- a CDS encoding alpha/beta hydrolase yields MQKTERLTVKKTAHYHTLGELNAQTQHIYLALHGYGQDASRLPQKFAELPHTFVIAPEALSSFYWKASSGQIGHSWMTKNHREDEIKDYLAYLDQLYAHLAPQFPPQAKFHLLGFSQGGATALRWALHRQPQRLNKLIIWAADAPPELDVQSEFLTQIQFHWVCGQQDAYFPKERLEQQIAFWKNLPQPPHIQLFDGPHRIDKRVLKTIHEDND; encoded by the coding sequence ATGCAGAAAACAGAACGTCTGACCGTTAAAAAAACCGCTCACTACCACACTTTAGGCGAGCTGAATGCCCAAACTCAGCATATTTATTTGGCCCTACATGGCTATGGCCAAGATGCCAGCCGCCTGCCCCAAAAGTTTGCCGAGCTGCCCCATACTTTTGTCATCGCCCCCGAGGCGCTTTCTTCTTTTTACTGGAAGGCCAGCAGTGGCCAGATTGGCCATTCTTGGATGACCAAAAACCACCGAGAAGACGAAATTAAGGATTATCTAGCCTATCTAGACCAGCTTTACGCGCATCTGGCCCCGCAGTTTCCGCCCCAGGCAAAGTTCCATTTGCTGGGCTTTTCGCAAGGGGGCGCCACGGCCCTCCGCTGGGCCTTGCACCGCCAACCCCAAAGGCTAAATAAGTTGATTATCTGGGCCGCCGATGCCCCGCCCGAGCTAGATGTTCAGAGCGAGTTTTTAACCCAGATTCAGTTCCATTGGGTCTGTGGCCAGCAAGATGCCTATTTCCCAAAAGAACGCCTAGAACAACAAATCGCTTTCTGGAAAAACTTGCCCCAGCCGCCCCATATCCAACTTTTTGATGGCCCACACCGCATCGATAAAAGGGTTCTTAAGACTATTCATGAAGATAATGATTAA